The proteins below are encoded in one region of Ricinus communis isolate WT05 ecotype wild-type chromosome 6, ASM1957865v1, whole genome shotgun sequence:
- the LOC8289307 gene encoding callose synthase 1 isoform X8, whose protein sequence is MSSRRGSDHQPPQRRIMRTQTAGNLGESMLDSEVVPSSLVEIAPILRVANQVETSNPRVAYLCRFYAFEKAHRLDPTSSGRGVRQFKTALLQRLERENELTMQGRSMSDAREMQKFYRDYYQKYIQALQSAADKADRAQLTKAYQTAAVLFEVLKAVNQTEAVPEEILEAHTKVEEKTKIYVPYNILPLDPDSQNQAIMRYPEIQAAVSALRNIRGLPWPKDYKKRINEDILDWLQSMFGFQKDNVANQREHLILLLANVHIRQFPKTDQQPKLDDRALTDVMKKLFKNYKKWCKYLGRKSSLWLPTIQQEVQQRKLLYMGLYLLIWGEAANLRFMPECLCYIYHHMAFELYGMLAGSVSPVTGEHIKPAYGGEDEAFLGKVVKPIYDTIAEEAKRGKGGTSKHSQWRNYDDLNEYFWSVDCFRLGWPMRADADFFCPPIDGLQLEKDEQKRRVTSNRWIGKVNFVEIRSFWHLFRSFDRMWSFLILCLQAMIIIAWQGSGKLSSIFEGDVFKKVLSIFITSAILNFAQAVIDIILSWKARKTMPFYVKLRYILKVLSAAAWVIILPVTYAYSWKNPPGFGQTIKKWFGNSASSPSLFILAILIYLSPNILSALLFLFPMVRRLLERSNYKIVMLVMWWSQPRLYVGRGMHESSIALFKYTIFWILLILSKLAFSYYAEIKPLVGPTKAIMKVRINRYQWHEFFPRAKSNIGVVIALWAPIVLVYFMDTQIWYAIYSTLFGGIYGAFRRLGEIRTLGMLRSRFQSLPGAFNACLIPVENSEKTKKKGLKATFSRKFNEVPSDKEKEEARFAQMWNKIITSFRDEDLINNREMDLMLVPYWADDDLDLIQWPPFLLASKIPIALDMAKDSNGKDRELKKRLTLDNYMHCAVRECYASFKSIIKFLVLGEKEKLVIDDIFFRVDEYIQNDTLIEELNMSALPTLYDQFVNLIEYLLINKKEDKDKVVILLLDMLEVVTRDIMDDEFPSLLESSHGGSYGKQEEMTLDRQYQFFGMLKFPVTETEAWKEKIRRLHLLLTVKESAMDVPSNLEARRRMSFFSNSLFMDMPTAPKVRNMLSFTVLTPYYDEEVLYSINLLERPNEDGVSILFYLQKIFPGLMFYGIAIDEWTNFLQRVGCNEEDLRASEELEEELRLWASYRGQTLTKTVRGMMYYRKALELQAFLDMATKKELMKGYKAAESSSEEQSKSERSLWAQCQAVADMKFTYVVSCQQYGIHKRSADPRARDILRLMTIYPSLRVAYIDEVEETSKDKSNKMVEKVYYSALVKAGPPTKPIDSSEPVQNLDQVIYRIKLPGPAMLGEGKPENQNHAIIFTRGEGLQTIDMNQDNYMEEAFKMRNLLEEFLQKHDGVRYPTILGLREHIFTGSVSSLAWFMSNQETSFVTIGQRLLASPLKVRFHYGHPDVFDRLFHLTRGGVSKASKVINLSEDIFAGFNSTLREGNVTHHEYIQVGKGRDVGLNQISMFEAKIANGNGEQTLSRDVYRLGHRFDFFRMLSCYFTTVGFYFSTFWS, encoded by the exons ATGTCAAGTAGAAGGGGTTCCGATCATCAGCCGCCACAGAGGCGGATTATGCGGACTCAGACTGCTGGTAATCTGGGAGAGTCAATGTTGGATAGTGAGGTGGTGCCTTCTTCACTGGTTGAGATAGCTCCAATTCTCCGTGTTGCTAACCAAGTAGAGACCAGCAACCCTAGAGTTGCTTATCTCT GTCGTTTCTATGCCTTTGAGAAAGCTCACAGATTAGATCCCACATCTAGTGGTCGTGGTGTTCGCCAGTTCAAAACTGCACTCTTACAACGTCTGGAAAGG GAAAATGAACTTACAATGCAAGGGAGGTCGATGAGTGATGCTAGAGAAATGCAGAAATTTTATAGAGATTACTATCAAAAGTATATTCAAGCTTTACAGAGTGCAGCTGATAAAGCTGATCG TGCCCAACTTACAAAAGCATACCAAACTGCTGCTGTCCTTTTTGAGGTTTTAAAGGCTGTCAACCAGACAGAAGCTGTGCCTGAAGAG ATTCTGGAAGCTCACACAAAGGTTGAGGAAAAGACAAAGATATATGTACCTTACAATATCCTTCCTCTTGATCCTGATAGTCAAAATCAGGCTATTATGAGATATCCCGAG ATTCAAGCTGCTGTTTCTGCCCTCCGAAACATCAGGGGTTTGCCATGGCCAAAGGActacaagaaaagaataaatgaagacATTCTGGATTGGCTTCAATCCATGTTTGGTTTTCAG AAGGATAATGTGGCAAATCAAAGGGAACATTTGATTCTATTACTTGCAAACGTGCACATACGACAATTTCCAAAGACTGATCAGCAACCAAAG TTGGATGACCGCGCTCTAACAGATGTGATGAAAAAACTTTTTAAGAACTACAAAAAATGGTGCAAGTATTTGGGACGAAAAAGCAGCCTTTG GTTGCCAACTATTCAACAAGAAGTGCAGCAAAGAAAGTTACTCTATATGGGTCTTTATCTTCTTATATGGGGAGAAGCAGCAAATTTGAGATTCATGCCAGAATGCCTTTGCTATATATATCATCAC ATGGCATTTGAATTGTATGGAATGTTGGCTGGGAGTGTCAGTCCAGTGACAGGCGAGCACATAAAACCTGCCTATGGAGGAGAAGATGAGGCTTTCTTAGGGAAAGTGGTAAAACCAATATATGATACTATAGCAGAG GAAGCTAAAAGGGGTAAAGGAGGAACATCAAAGCATTCTCAATGGAGAAACTATGATGATTTAAATGAGTACTTCTG GTCGGTTGATTGCTTTCGATTAGGTTGGCCTATGCGTGCTGATGCTGATTTCTTTTGCCCACCAATAGACGGGCTTCAACTTGAAAAAGATGAG CAGAAGAGGCGAGTTACTAGCAATCGATGGATTGGCAAAGTTAATTTTGTAGAAATACGTTCATTTTGGCATCTTTTCAGAAGCTTTGATAGAATGTGGAGCTTTCTTATTTTGTGTTTACAG GCAATGATTATCATTGCTTGGCAAGGATCAGGGAAATTGAGTTCTATATTTGAAGGAGATGTGTTCAAGAAAGTTCTAAGCATCTTCATTACTTCTGCCATACTAAATTTTGCTCAAG CTGTGATTGATATAATTCTGAGTTGGAAGGCAAGGAAGACCATGCCATTTTATGTTAAACTAAGATATATTTTGAAGGTTTTATCGGCTGCAGCATGGGTCATAATTCTACCTGTAACTTATGCTTATAGTTGGAAAAATCCTCCAGGATTTGGACAGACTATTAAGAAATGGTTTGGAAATAGTGCAAGTTCACCTTCTTTGTTCATTTTGGCCATCCTTATTTACTTATCTCCCAACATCCTATCTGCATTGTTATTTCTGTTCCCAATGGTTCGCCGGCTTCTTGAGCGGTCAAACTATAAAATTGTGATGCTTGTAATGTGGTGGTCTCAG CCTCGTCTCTATGTTGGAAGAGGAATGCATGAGAGCTCCATTGCACTTTTTAA GTACACCATCTTTTGGATtctcttaattttatcaaaattggCATTCAGTTATTATGCAGAG ATTAAGCCTCTTGTGGGTCCAACAAAAGCTATCATGAAAGTTCGTATAAACAGATACCAGTGGCATGAATTCTTTCCTCGAG CCAAGAGTAATATTGGTGTTGTGATTGCACTATGGGCTCCTATTGTCCTT GTCTATTTTATGGATACTCAGATTTGGTATGCTATCTACTCAACTTTAtttggaggtatttatggagcCTTTCGCCGCCTTGGTGAG ATTCGGACATTGGGAATGCTGAGGTCTCGATTCCAGTCATTACCAGGGGCTTTTAATGCATGCTTGATTCCAGTGGAAAATAGCGAGAAGACCAAGAAAAAAGGACTGAAAGCCACTTTTTCCCGGAAATTCAATGAG GTCCCATCTGACAAAGAGAAGGAGGAAGCAAGGTTTGCGCAGATGTGGAACAAAATAATCACTAGCTTCAGGGATGAAGATCTGATAAATAATAG GGAAATGGACTTGATGCTTGTTCCATACTGGGCTGATGATGATCTAGACCTCATTCAGTGGCCTCCATTTTTACTCGCTAGCAAG ATTCCAATAGCATTGGATATGGCAAAGGACAGTAATGGTAAAGACCGTGAATTAAAAAAGAGGTTGACTTTGGACAACTATATGCACTGCGCAGTTCGTGAATGCTATGCCTCATTCAAAAGTATCATCAAATTTCTGGTTCTaggggaaaaggaaaaatt GGTTATAGACGATATTTTCTTCAGGGTTGATGAGTATATACAAAATGACACCCTGATAGAGGAATTGAATATGAGTGCTCTCCCGACCCTCTATGATCAGTTTGTGAATCTTATTGAATATTTG ttaataaataagaaagaggACAAAGATAAAGTTGTCATTCTGTTGCTTGACATGCTAGAGGTGGTGACCAGAGACATCATGGATGATGAGTTTCCAAG TTTGCTCGAGTCAAGCCATGGTGGATCTTATGGAAAACAGGAGGAAATGACACTTGACCGACAGTATCAGTTTTTTGGCATGCTAAAATTTCCAGTAACAGAAACAGAAGCTTGGAAAGAGAAA ATCAGAAGGCTTCATCTATTGCTCACAGTGAAGGAGTCAGCTATGGATGTGCCATCTAACTTGGAAGCTAGAAGACGAATGTCTTTCTTCTCCAATTCATTGTTTATGGACATGCCAACTGCACCAAAAGTTCGAAACATGCTTTCATTCAC TGTCCTGACTCCTTACTATGATGAGGAGGTTCTGTACTCCATCAATCTTCTGGAGAGGCCAAATGAAGATGGGGTTTCTATCCTTTTCTACTTGCAAAAAATCTTTCCAG GTCTcatgttttatgggattgCAATAGATGAGTGGACAAACTTTCTTCAACGGGTTGGATGTAATGAGGAAGACCTCAGAGCATCTGAAGAATTGGAAGAAGAACTTCGTTTATGGGCATCATACAGAGGCCAAACATTGACCAAAACTG TACGAGGCATGATGTATTACCGTAAAGCTCTAGAACTTCAGGCCTTCCTTGATATGGCAACAAAGAAAG AATTGATGAAGGGCTACAAGGCTGCTGAATCAAGTAGCGAGGAACAGTCGAAGAGTGAAAGGTCACTATGGGCACAATGTCAGGCAGTAGCTGACATGAAATTCACTTATGTTGTTTCATGTCAACAATATGGAATTCACAAACGATCGGCTGATCCTCGTGCTAGAGACATTTTGAGGCTTATGACAAT CTATCCATCTCTTCGTGTAGCGTATATTGATGAGGTTGAAGAAACTAGTAAAGATAAATCCAACAAGATGGTTGAGAAGGTCTATTATTCAGCTCTTGTGAAGGCTGGTCCTCCAACCAAGCCTATTGATTCTTCTGAGCCAGTTCAAAATCTAGATCAG GTAATATATCGGATAAAGCTTCCAGGACCTGCAATGCTGGGTGAGGGGAAGCCAGAAAATCAGAACCATGCCATTATTTTCACACGGGGAGAGGGATTACAAACAATAGATATGAATCAG GATAACTATATGGAAGAAGCCTTCAAAATGAGGAACTTGCTCgaagaatttcttcaaaaacaTGATGGTGTAAGATATCCAACAATACTTGGATTACGAGAGCATATATTCACTGGCAG TGTTTCATCTCTCGCATGGTTTATGTCAAATCAGGAAACCAGTTTTGTTACTATTGGGCAGAGATTGTTGGCTAGTCCTTTGAA AGTGCGATTCCACTATGGTCATCCAGATGTGTTTGACCGACTGTTTCATTTGACTAGAGGAGGTGTCAGCAAGGCTTCTAAAGTTATCAATTTAAGTGAGGACATATTTGCAG GTTTCAACTCTACATTGCGTGAAGGCAATGTTACTCATCATGAATACATTCAAGTTGGTAAAGGAAGGGATGTGGGACTTAATCAAATATCTATGTTTGAGGCAAAAATAGCTAATGGGAATGGTGAACAGACATTAAGTCGTGACGTTTATAGGCTTGGGCATCGATTTGATTTTTTCCGAATGCTGTCTTGCTATTTCACTACTGTTGGTTTCTATTTCAGTACCTTT TGGTCTTGA
- the LOC8289307 gene encoding callose synthase 1 isoform X6: protein MSSRRGSDHQPPQRRIMRTQTAGNLGESMLDSEVVPSSLVEIAPILRVANQVETSNPRVAYLCRFYAFEKAHRLDPTSSGRGVRQFKTALLQRLERENELTMQGRSMSDAREMQKFYRDYYQKYIQALQSAADKADRAQLTKAYQTAAVLFEVLKAVNQTEAVPEEILEAHTKVEEKTKIYVPYNILPLDPDSQNQAIMRYPEIQAAVSALRNIRGLPWPKDYKKRINEDILDWLQSMFGFQKDNVANQREHLILLLANVHIRQFPKTDQQPKLDDRALTDVMKKLFKNYKKWCKYLGRKSSLWLPTIQQEVQQRKLLYMGLYLLIWGEAANLRFMPECLCYIYHHMAFELYGMLAGSVSPVTGEHIKPAYGGEDEAFLGKVVKPIYDTIAEEAKRGKGGTSKHSQWRNYDDLNEYFWSVDCFRLGWPMRADADFFCPPIDGLQLEKDEQKRRVTSNRWIGKVNFVEIRSFWHLFRSFDRMWSFLILCLQAMIIIAWQGSGKLSSIFEGDVFKKVLSIFITSAILNFAQAVIDIILSWKARKTMPFYVKLRYILKVLSAAAWVIILPVTYAYSWKNPPGFGQTIKKWFGNSASSPSLFILAILIYLSPNILSALLFLFPMVRRLLERSNYKIVMLVMWWSQPRLYVGRGMHESSIALFKYTIFWILLILSKLAFSYYAEIKPLVGPTKAIMKVRINRYQWHEFFPRAKSNIGVVIALWAPIVLVYFMDTQIWYAIYSTLFGGIYGAFRRLGEIRTLGMLRSRFQSLPGAFNACLIPVENSEKTKKKGLKATFSRKFNEVPSDKEKEEARFAQMWNKIITSFRDEDLINNREMDLMLVPYWADDDLDLIQWPPFLLASKIPIALDMAKDSNGKDRELKKRLTLDNYMHCAVRECYASFKSIIKFLVLGEKEKLVIDDIFFRVDEYIQNDTLIEELNMSALPTLYDQFVNLIEYLLINKKEDKDKVVILLLDMLEVVTRDIMDDEFPSLLESSHGGSYGKQEEMTLDRQYQFFGMLKFPVTETEAWKEKIRRLHLLLTVKESAMDVPSNLEARRRMSFFSNSLFMDMPTAPKVRNMLSFTVLTPYYDEEVLYSINLLERPNEDGVSILFYLQKIFPGLMFYGIAIDEWTNFLQRVGCNEEDLRASEELEEELRLWASYRGQTLTKTVRGMMYYRKALELQAFLDMATKKELMKGYKAAESSSEEQSKSERSLWAQCQAVADMKFTYVVSCQQYGIHKRSADPRARDILRLMTIYPSLRVAYIDEVEETSKDKSNKMVEKVYYSALVKAGPPTKPIDSSEPVQNLDQVIYRIKLPGPAMLGEGKPENQNHAIIFTRGEGLQTIDMNQDNYMEEAFKMRNLLEEFLQKHDGVRYPTILGLREHIFTGSVSSLAWFMSNQETSFVTIGQRLLASPLKVRFHYGHPDVFDRLFHLTRGGVSKASKVINLSEDIFAGFNSTLREGNVTHHEYIQVGKGRDVGLNQISMFEAKIANGNGEQTLSRDVYRLGHRFDFFRMLSCYFTTVGFYFSTFVINCAHSLCISLWPPLSCS, encoded by the exons ATGTCAAGTAGAAGGGGTTCCGATCATCAGCCGCCACAGAGGCGGATTATGCGGACTCAGACTGCTGGTAATCTGGGAGAGTCAATGTTGGATAGTGAGGTGGTGCCTTCTTCACTGGTTGAGATAGCTCCAATTCTCCGTGTTGCTAACCAAGTAGAGACCAGCAACCCTAGAGTTGCTTATCTCT GTCGTTTCTATGCCTTTGAGAAAGCTCACAGATTAGATCCCACATCTAGTGGTCGTGGTGTTCGCCAGTTCAAAACTGCACTCTTACAACGTCTGGAAAGG GAAAATGAACTTACAATGCAAGGGAGGTCGATGAGTGATGCTAGAGAAATGCAGAAATTTTATAGAGATTACTATCAAAAGTATATTCAAGCTTTACAGAGTGCAGCTGATAAAGCTGATCG TGCCCAACTTACAAAAGCATACCAAACTGCTGCTGTCCTTTTTGAGGTTTTAAAGGCTGTCAACCAGACAGAAGCTGTGCCTGAAGAG ATTCTGGAAGCTCACACAAAGGTTGAGGAAAAGACAAAGATATATGTACCTTACAATATCCTTCCTCTTGATCCTGATAGTCAAAATCAGGCTATTATGAGATATCCCGAG ATTCAAGCTGCTGTTTCTGCCCTCCGAAACATCAGGGGTTTGCCATGGCCAAAGGActacaagaaaagaataaatgaagacATTCTGGATTGGCTTCAATCCATGTTTGGTTTTCAG AAGGATAATGTGGCAAATCAAAGGGAACATTTGATTCTATTACTTGCAAACGTGCACATACGACAATTTCCAAAGACTGATCAGCAACCAAAG TTGGATGACCGCGCTCTAACAGATGTGATGAAAAAACTTTTTAAGAACTACAAAAAATGGTGCAAGTATTTGGGACGAAAAAGCAGCCTTTG GTTGCCAACTATTCAACAAGAAGTGCAGCAAAGAAAGTTACTCTATATGGGTCTTTATCTTCTTATATGGGGAGAAGCAGCAAATTTGAGATTCATGCCAGAATGCCTTTGCTATATATATCATCAC ATGGCATTTGAATTGTATGGAATGTTGGCTGGGAGTGTCAGTCCAGTGACAGGCGAGCACATAAAACCTGCCTATGGAGGAGAAGATGAGGCTTTCTTAGGGAAAGTGGTAAAACCAATATATGATACTATAGCAGAG GAAGCTAAAAGGGGTAAAGGAGGAACATCAAAGCATTCTCAATGGAGAAACTATGATGATTTAAATGAGTACTTCTG GTCGGTTGATTGCTTTCGATTAGGTTGGCCTATGCGTGCTGATGCTGATTTCTTTTGCCCACCAATAGACGGGCTTCAACTTGAAAAAGATGAG CAGAAGAGGCGAGTTACTAGCAATCGATGGATTGGCAAAGTTAATTTTGTAGAAATACGTTCATTTTGGCATCTTTTCAGAAGCTTTGATAGAATGTGGAGCTTTCTTATTTTGTGTTTACAG GCAATGATTATCATTGCTTGGCAAGGATCAGGGAAATTGAGTTCTATATTTGAAGGAGATGTGTTCAAGAAAGTTCTAAGCATCTTCATTACTTCTGCCATACTAAATTTTGCTCAAG CTGTGATTGATATAATTCTGAGTTGGAAGGCAAGGAAGACCATGCCATTTTATGTTAAACTAAGATATATTTTGAAGGTTTTATCGGCTGCAGCATGGGTCATAATTCTACCTGTAACTTATGCTTATAGTTGGAAAAATCCTCCAGGATTTGGACAGACTATTAAGAAATGGTTTGGAAATAGTGCAAGTTCACCTTCTTTGTTCATTTTGGCCATCCTTATTTACTTATCTCCCAACATCCTATCTGCATTGTTATTTCTGTTCCCAATGGTTCGCCGGCTTCTTGAGCGGTCAAACTATAAAATTGTGATGCTTGTAATGTGGTGGTCTCAG CCTCGTCTCTATGTTGGAAGAGGAATGCATGAGAGCTCCATTGCACTTTTTAA GTACACCATCTTTTGGATtctcttaattttatcaaaattggCATTCAGTTATTATGCAGAG ATTAAGCCTCTTGTGGGTCCAACAAAAGCTATCATGAAAGTTCGTATAAACAGATACCAGTGGCATGAATTCTTTCCTCGAG CCAAGAGTAATATTGGTGTTGTGATTGCACTATGGGCTCCTATTGTCCTT GTCTATTTTATGGATACTCAGATTTGGTATGCTATCTACTCAACTTTAtttggaggtatttatggagcCTTTCGCCGCCTTGGTGAG ATTCGGACATTGGGAATGCTGAGGTCTCGATTCCAGTCATTACCAGGGGCTTTTAATGCATGCTTGATTCCAGTGGAAAATAGCGAGAAGACCAAGAAAAAAGGACTGAAAGCCACTTTTTCCCGGAAATTCAATGAG GTCCCATCTGACAAAGAGAAGGAGGAAGCAAGGTTTGCGCAGATGTGGAACAAAATAATCACTAGCTTCAGGGATGAAGATCTGATAAATAATAG GGAAATGGACTTGATGCTTGTTCCATACTGGGCTGATGATGATCTAGACCTCATTCAGTGGCCTCCATTTTTACTCGCTAGCAAG ATTCCAATAGCATTGGATATGGCAAAGGACAGTAATGGTAAAGACCGTGAATTAAAAAAGAGGTTGACTTTGGACAACTATATGCACTGCGCAGTTCGTGAATGCTATGCCTCATTCAAAAGTATCATCAAATTTCTGGTTCTaggggaaaaggaaaaatt GGTTATAGACGATATTTTCTTCAGGGTTGATGAGTATATACAAAATGACACCCTGATAGAGGAATTGAATATGAGTGCTCTCCCGACCCTCTATGATCAGTTTGTGAATCTTATTGAATATTTG ttaataaataagaaagaggACAAAGATAAAGTTGTCATTCTGTTGCTTGACATGCTAGAGGTGGTGACCAGAGACATCATGGATGATGAGTTTCCAAG TTTGCTCGAGTCAAGCCATGGTGGATCTTATGGAAAACAGGAGGAAATGACACTTGACCGACAGTATCAGTTTTTTGGCATGCTAAAATTTCCAGTAACAGAAACAGAAGCTTGGAAAGAGAAA ATCAGAAGGCTTCATCTATTGCTCACAGTGAAGGAGTCAGCTATGGATGTGCCATCTAACTTGGAAGCTAGAAGACGAATGTCTTTCTTCTCCAATTCATTGTTTATGGACATGCCAACTGCACCAAAAGTTCGAAACATGCTTTCATTCAC TGTCCTGACTCCTTACTATGATGAGGAGGTTCTGTACTCCATCAATCTTCTGGAGAGGCCAAATGAAGATGGGGTTTCTATCCTTTTCTACTTGCAAAAAATCTTTCCAG GTCTcatgttttatgggattgCAATAGATGAGTGGACAAACTTTCTTCAACGGGTTGGATGTAATGAGGAAGACCTCAGAGCATCTGAAGAATTGGAAGAAGAACTTCGTTTATGGGCATCATACAGAGGCCAAACATTGACCAAAACTG TACGAGGCATGATGTATTACCGTAAAGCTCTAGAACTTCAGGCCTTCCTTGATATGGCAACAAAGAAAG AATTGATGAAGGGCTACAAGGCTGCTGAATCAAGTAGCGAGGAACAGTCGAAGAGTGAAAGGTCACTATGGGCACAATGTCAGGCAGTAGCTGACATGAAATTCACTTATGTTGTTTCATGTCAACAATATGGAATTCACAAACGATCGGCTGATCCTCGTGCTAGAGACATTTTGAGGCTTATGACAAT CTATCCATCTCTTCGTGTAGCGTATATTGATGAGGTTGAAGAAACTAGTAAAGATAAATCCAACAAGATGGTTGAGAAGGTCTATTATTCAGCTCTTGTGAAGGCTGGTCCTCCAACCAAGCCTATTGATTCTTCTGAGCCAGTTCAAAATCTAGATCAG GTAATATATCGGATAAAGCTTCCAGGACCTGCAATGCTGGGTGAGGGGAAGCCAGAAAATCAGAACCATGCCATTATTTTCACACGGGGAGAGGGATTACAAACAATAGATATGAATCAG GATAACTATATGGAAGAAGCCTTCAAAATGAGGAACTTGCTCgaagaatttcttcaaaaacaTGATGGTGTAAGATATCCAACAATACTTGGATTACGAGAGCATATATTCACTGGCAG TGTTTCATCTCTCGCATGGTTTATGTCAAATCAGGAAACCAGTTTTGTTACTATTGGGCAGAGATTGTTGGCTAGTCCTTTGAA AGTGCGATTCCACTATGGTCATCCAGATGTGTTTGACCGACTGTTTCATTTGACTAGAGGAGGTGTCAGCAAGGCTTCTAAAGTTATCAATTTAAGTGAGGACATATTTGCAG GTTTCAACTCTACATTGCGTGAAGGCAATGTTACTCATCATGAATACATTCAAGTTGGTAAAGGAAGGGATGTGGGACTTAATCAAATATCTATGTTTGAGGCAAAAATAGCTAATGGGAATGGTGAACAGACATTAAGTCGTGACGTTTATAGGCTTGGGCATCGATTTGATTTTTTCCGAATGCTGTCTTGCTATTTCACTACTGTTGGTTTCTATTTCAGTACCTTTGTAA TTAACTGTGCTCATAGTCTATGTATTTCTTTATGGCCGCCTTTATCTTGTTCTTAG